tacatgaatgcaattagctgtaccaaggctatacgctGCAGGATATGAacgctatcggccatatcaagaccatgcgatgtgagatgcaaatcaagcatgtcaatcctcatccaaatccacatatcaacacaactcatcaaatatcagtacagttctcattttggatcataaccggggtttagtatactccaaatagcactgcccctttcccaggtacgtagtccaagtgaacgtaagaaacctcactatccgcctgaccaatagtctgccaatatctatccggcacgtcgatagcgaactcattcacgaactggttaaactcagcctagtaatgccccctaccctcaagcgagtaagaccacacccctttccaaccgaccacgacatagtgggagacgcgacctcctgatattcagccctcgtgcgctcatatattcactctcgacgttggagtcatcctctggtaccatcgggtttagggattttcactcagggacatctatggcgccctgatgttagaaacaatattttcgctgtccgatcctgccatccacgatgtgcctatggaggccacagccctgatgtcgctagggcgtgcattaattatgtcatacaaatgcgaagtacatgaatcacactaacagtcatgcagcaatcctgcgcgtaccgcgcgctcatgtagggcaactccgcctatcaaggagcctataaacaatctgtccgaaggcatacactacgatcagtcactcctcatatcaagcatacatatgatgtgtataagCATctatcatggatctatactaaacatgttatatggtggtggactctgttcataatgaagatgggcctagacaacctacacactgcaagtatgggcctaacaatgggccctagggagagttataatgcgagcatttaaccaacattatccttacaatgtggacgtcaaactatcattgctcccaaggcatggcttgccatgaacatcattacataaccatggtggaatcacatattataatgggccttatgtacatctcgttgggcctcgacccaagggctccaaatacatcaaatgggccgcatcacatgggccttatatatatatcaaagtaggcctcaataacgggccacaaatacatcaagatgagcctaatcacatgggccttatatttataccaaggtgggcctcaacggacggccacaaatacatcaagatgggcctaatcatatggccttatatatatatgaatcatatcaaaagatcaactggaccacactccaaataacaatggcgacaatgatttccaccattaaaaaaatgctacaaggcccaccattatgtattgtTTTGGGATCCGACCTATTCTTAAATTTtcatggagatagatgaagtgaaagcaaaaaacatcaacttgatcggaATTacagtggcccttaagaagttttgaacggtgaatgtcactgttcCCACTATTGTTaagtggtggggtctacttgaactataaATCcatctcattctttagctcatgccataaaatgagctttcaaaatggttggacggcttagatgcaacacatgcgtcatggtgggtaccaccgtccagtggtgtggacggtgaggataggaCACTTGCATcattgggtcccaccaaatggatgacggtgtgggcatacatacataatcagtgggtcccacatggggcccaccataatgtttatctgtcgtccaatctgttgataaggtcacgcagacctggatgcagaggaaaaacaaatttcagaatgatccaaaacttctctgacccaaaagggtttcaatggcagagggttcaatcccactgtttccagtgacgtgggccacctaagtcttGTATATGGCAAATTTTTAGGGTGGCTTGCTGCCCTaaggggggcccaccaaatgcaaggtgttgatgttcaacgcacatcatggtggggcccatggctgggacccacgtccctgcttGCCCATCCGTCCACAGCAGCAGCGCAGGATACTGCTTTGCGTCAGCAGCAACAGCGCCTGCGGTTGccttatatttttattattattatttggatttttctaaggtttttcttAGGTGAGGCCCGCATCGTGAGGATCCACCCCGCCCAATAGCTCCTATggttcaagacaagccaaacaagcccaatattcgatatattttggtgTATCGAAACATCAGGgcggatttcaatggtagacacactgttttctatgctatggcccaccagatacttggattaacctcattttttagctcaatgcctaaaatgatttgggaaatgggatagacggcttggattaaatgcatacatcaaggtggggcctgtatgagtggcccttTCCAAgagctttgaaccaaagctaatatttgtgttctcagttgACGTCCAACgtataaaatacatgcttcatggtggggtccatccgggtgggccacacggccacatcatcacataaaatagggaaaaaaagaaagagagggggagagagagagagagagagagagagagagagagagagatagagagagagagacggtgatggaggggccccgccactatgggcccctcatgattacaacacatacatcaagtgggtctcacaccaagcggcccttaaaattgaaattaacggtagatcacccacctattgcactcctccttgatccgttggactcctatgctccttaccttcacttttgatggtggttgatggattttttatggtggggatgagagatgagagggtgggccacacttgttgatttgggagagcttgggaagGTTTGGACGTGGGGtgttgttgcttgggaggttgtttttgagaaatgagggagagagaggagtgatgggatgaaaatgtgATGGGTAgaatgatggagttgtaagaaagggataggtggagagagagagagagttgactttgggaatgggaagggatgagttgcttgtacttgatttgtatttgacattgattgattgattaattgatgggataaGCCATatagattctctcgaaattcgcatgcgcaacgtttttctcgaaatgaacgcgggcccatatcttctagcttgggtatcgggTCGATGTGtgagtcacgacgttggaaccgtggggacggcgcggtcgctaagatacaagttttagGTTGAGCCAGCTTCGGtatgcaagactcggcttaggatcgtgcacaaacgtTGGATACGAGTCGAGGattgtcggaattcgactggaatgaccgtggaagcctacggaacggtacggattaggatacgggtcttacatcgcGAATTAGAAAATTGTAGAAATTTAACGTCACTTGGGTTTGACATCCATAGAGAATTATTTTTGGCAATGCTCTAACATTTAATACTAGATAGAAATCTCCTTTGATAGGATTCTGACAtttaatattgagagagagaatCTTACTTTAACGAGACTTTTTTTTGTCATAGAGTTCTTTTTAATGGAATTTAGCATTTAATGCTCTCCGTCTAACCACACATGGCACAGCTCTAACTCCTCTTAAAATTTATCTAACCACATATGGCACGACTGTCATGTGGTGTCTTCTGCATCGTTTGATCTGTAAATGCTAGATCGGGTGTAAACAATAATAAAGTGTGCGAGTAGAATTTTGCTCGTCATTTAGTGTATAATGCCGACTAGTGGTAGCATCTAATTGACTTACATAAGTGTGGCAAAAAAGGATATAAAAAGAGCTACTTTGATGGACATGTAATATCCATATCATTCATATGCCCAGGCCCAAGTAATgttaatttgtcatccaactgtATATAAAATTACGCATACATTGATAAAAGTGAAACACAaaaattaacttgatccaaaggcAAACTTTTATGCCTGAAGCTATCAACGGTGGTCGTTCAAACCCCGAGTTACCTGAGCTTTGGACATGGCTCATTGGGAATAGATAGACCAGTGCacatgacatatatatatatatatatatatatatatatatatatatatatatatatatatatatatatatatatatatatatatatatatatatatgggaaatggttctatgcggttggcctcatgggaactttccatgaggtcgagctgtgtgagccTTACCATAATGCGTGTCCAACATCAACACTGTACGTTTGATGGGTTCactttatgccaaaaatcagccatataaggaactcgggtgggtcataccatctaaaagcacttggtggggctcacctaaaatttggatgtatcttaAACTTGGTTTGACCTGTCATATaagtgtgacacacataatggatgggctggatttgtgaaccatatctcgttgggcccaacaaatgattatgaatgttttaatgggaggataacctctctcaacttttgtatatagtgtggcccatacaagtcatggattgacttgatttttaagcccaaggcccaccatggaatggtgcatctgactgatggagtagatgtttgacatacattatggtggggcccacacaggacgacctcatgggaagttcccacgagGTTGACCACatatgtgtgtgtacatatacatatacatatggccccatttttcggtgtggattaggtgagacccagcctcacccaatATAATGCCCCACTTATTGATATATCTATTCGGTATCTATATGGtctatcattttagtgcataatcccaaaaatgaagtggatctaaTCATAGTTATATCATACCATAAGTAATAATGGTGTTTgatcattaatgagccacaaaagttttgaatcaagttgatattagtcTTCTCTCATCATCCAGGTCTTCCTCTGGGCTTACGTAAGCTTATCAAGAGATCGGATGAGGAATAAATACTACATAAATATTATGGTGCACCCTAAGAAACTTTTATTGGTAGTGATTGCATGTTCCACCTGATTActggatcggcttcattttttagatcatgaatgaacttaaaatgatataaaaacgtatggactgcgtggatatagtatcggtacatcaaggtgaggtaagggccccaccgtcttgggtgaggccggggacTCAGCTAATCCCTACCCCAGTTTTTGCATCGAAAAAGCTTCTCCCCTTTTATTTAATCTGCGCCCAAACAAAATACTAGTCAACGTTAGCTTTGGGGTTGCTGCAATATATTAATAAATGTATTATAAGTAATGATGCTTATTTACAACGTTGAGTATTATTGTGAAAAAAATAATGGGTATACGTAATATAGTTACTACACGCCCCCATCTTCAAGCGCCAAACTCCAAACGCTTCACAAGTGCAGATTCTTCACATGTATTTGCACATCCTGACCGTTCATCAAAAGTTCCATCAGTGGATGTTTCCTATCCTAAAAAAATCAGTTCTTTCCACTAAAAATATGAGTCTATCATTTAAGTTGAATATGCACGGTTGGATATCGTTTCTCGAACTTCCCACTTGTTGTACAGGTGCCGCCCATCTCATAAATGGGTCATTCCAAACTTTTAGGCGAATCCTATCAACGGCTCAGATCTCTCAAAAATATGCCACGTCGCCAGATGTAACGCAATCATGTTTAACGTTTGAAGGTGGGGCATGTGTGGATAGCTCACACGATATTCACGTTTCACGGCTATAAATGAGATAGAAGAAAGCACCTTTCCCACTCAAACATCAGGAAAGAAATGGCACCTAGCATTCCATCAGCTGCTTTCATCGCGTCTATTCTCTTTTTCTCTGCGGCCACTGTAACTGCAGACTTCGATTTCTTCTATTATGTACTCATGGTACGTTTGTCTTCTCATGTTATTATCAGTGTCCACGTACACTCATTGTACCTCAGAAGCATGTGCAGTCCAATCTTCAGCCGTCCGTTTATGGACCGCACCTAGCCTGACTTGGTCACACGGGGGGCCTCATTTGCTCTAAATGAGAGTTATATGGAATAGACATGCATCAATCCAACATGTATGTCAGGTGGGCCGCCATATTTTGatcatgaattctagattatCAGTCCAATTCAATACTTAGGTGGGCAGACCATAGAGAATGGTCTAAAAACATAGCTAAAACTACTAATTCACTTGATGTGGACTATGTGAGTGTTATAATGCCCTGATTTTTGGTGAATCCATTCATCCAGTTGTCGGTCTttagatgagtggattggatggaatatggtCACCACCGTGGATTCCACACACAATTTTGATAGTTTAATGGTGGGACTTCCCATCTCAAGTGATTCTCATGGTGTAGCCTACTTGAGCATTGAAtcgatctgatttttgggcctctGACCGAACACAGGgtggtgcacctgatggacggggtggatctcatcctCATGAACTTGTTCGGTCCACGTCAGTCAGGCAAGCGTTTTTCTGTAGGCGGGTCCGTAGGCGGAAATCTCTAGGCTGGTTGCAAACGGGCGCATGGCCTGGATGCAAATATGTGGATTCTCTCCCGTGGGATAGTTGGATATTAGTGTGCATTTGAGTTGTTCGTATACACCGAGTGCACCGAATGTCCGTGCGCCTGGCTTCGGTGCGCACATATCTCATACCATTAGGATGGTTAGTGGGAATCTACAACGTCTTAAAATTGAGATTTTCAAAAGTCCATTTTGAAATGAATTAGATGTTTGATAGGACAGCTCAACCACGTCCGTTGAATATTTGCACAGAAATAATCCAGTGGTCTCAGTGcattgtaagttatagtgctcctggtTGCATTGGACTAAATGCACTGTCCAGTCTATAATCTTGGGCGTTTCATTAGCTGCAGCACATATTTTAAAAGCTGCTTTGGTAACATTAGAGCAGTCGGATAATCCaactggcaaaaaggatggacaggaTCGATCTACCTCACTTTTAGGTGGGCTTACTATgatatttttaagaaatccattcagtccatccaatttttcagatcatctaGGCGAGCGTCGCAGAGTCCAATCAAAAGAGAGATCTATGATGCAGTGGTCACCACCCATTCCACTTCCAACAGCAAAATGCTGCAATGGGAATAATTTATACGAACCTCTATCCGAGGATATGCACGACGTcctgataagtggggcccatgcacTTATTAGGTCCGATGAGATATTCCCAAAGACTTTCTGATTAAACAATTCCAGGTCCTAAAGTCGGTGGACCTCAAATGAATATCTTCCAGCTTGCAAGCTAAGGATGACAATATTTATAgtatttatattttaaatattatatttataatataatatgtatattttaatattaggggtcgtttgggcatgtgtaatatgtgtgtcactggAGTATTAAATTATTGGACACGTGACCCAACTAATAATATTCCAAAGCAActaaattatcaattgcatcattataattactttaatatgataatCAGTGCCGTCCAAACCTTGTCcatttaaatcaatggttaaaaatcattagttaatcactcagacatgatcttatgcttgtggcttatttgagacttgaaatttcatcattttctaggaaagtatatattttagcgggcttattacaatcattttatCAAACTTTACTTACATTcactaattaaatatattaatattgatttagtaattaaattcaaaaccctgtaaatatatcatgcaactttggattaaagttgatttccaATTCATGGTGCCGAACACAGTAGGAAGATTTCAAATCGGTTCTGAATAACGGGCCTTCATTACTTACTAGCACAAGTTTTTGAGGAACttaccttagggcctgtttgggcggtagcattagaagggattaggtgggatgggattaaagaaacataattattacccacgGCAGGGATTGTCCTCTGTTGCCATGGTGTAAggttaatgccatgctttgttgataatacggtggaacattgaatggatatacctaccagcatttgaaattattgataataacacacgtgttatatctaaaccgttcatttgttttgtaacctcattttatggcatggacctaaaaatgaggtagatccaaaacttatgtggccccgaagaagttttcaacggtaaatattcaatccccgttgtttctatggtggggtccacttgagctttatatttacatgattttttggcccatgctctaaaataatctcaataaatgggtggacggtgtggatatagcacacacatcatggtgggacctacacaacttgctaacattgagtgaaattggcacgggaccaatgcaattccatttagtGTTTGAGACTCAGCTGGAATGGTTTTGGGCTGagtttaccttttcaaaaacTAAGGTTACATTCACGTGAACAAATCAAAGCATGTATTTATACTTAATAATGTCAATTTGGGATTATTTGGTATAAATAAACAAACTTGGGTTATGACTCAgccgtctgttttttttttttttttttggggccgtTGGATTTATATTACAGTGGCCAGGAGCGTATTGTAAAAAAGAAGGATGCTGCCTTCCCACAACAGGTAAACCAGAGCTGGACTTTTTAATCAAGGGCATGTATCAGGCTAAAAATTCGGGAGCGCTCGTCCCAAAATGCAATATTCCTACTAAATTCTACATTAATGAGGTACGATTTTTCTACTTTGGTATCAGAGGCCATCCACGGCACACTTGCTAACGGGGAACGCATGTGTAGGATCTGGTCcacgcattaggtgggccacatctgtacATTGGATGACTGGACAACTGTAGTCTACCTGATGACTGTACAAGCATTATTATCAGTGGTGGGCATGTCTTGCTGTGGCCCACCCGataaatggtccagatcttgTTCAGGCGTTCTAAGTTATCACATGAGTACGTGTAGCCTCAAGAACCATATACAGAAAGCGGGTCCCCCTGGTTTAATGATCCAGACCGCTAATTTGATGGGGCAATCGACATGGCCCAGCTCGCCATTCAACAAAACAAAGTGGccttgtgcaagatccaagccactcatcagacGGTCACAATTGCCTAGTTCCATCAGGCCGTTCTGCACATCAGTTCGTACACGTGTACAAACTAAATAGACGGTTAATCTACAGGGGTGGTCCATCTGGCGATCAGAAGAGACTGATCTTATCAGAAAATGCATTAACCAGTGACAAAAAGCATATCCTAGTAGATATTCTTTTTTAAGCTTATGTTTTGTGGTTTTGATTGAAACCGTACAACAGGTTGGAAACCTTATCAGCGACATGTACGCGTATTGGCCGAACATCACGTGTCCAAGCAACAACGGTATGGCCGGCTGGAAAAGTCTGTGGGAGCCGTACGGTAATTGTAGCGGGCTGACCGAAAGGCAGTACTTTAACAGGACCTTGCAACTGCGGTCTACGGTCAATTTGCTCTCCAAGCTGAGAAGGGCAGGTAAGCTTTTTGCAATGCACCCACACATAAATTTTCTTACAGAAAGGATCCTCATCAACGGGCTGATCCCTACTGTTTATCTATGAGATACTACCATAGATGGAGCACCatgaaaaaaagataaaaaaatcaagAACTCACCGTCCATAAAAAGTTGATTTAGAAACAACGGTCTGAAACCTTTGCATGAGGCAATCTTTGATCGGTTGAATTTTTGTCTGGTTCATATGGTGGGAGCTTCCAGATAAATGGTCTCGATATAAAGAGACCCAGCAGATTTGGCACGCATCTAGGGTCTCGGAAGCAGACTGCATGGTGTGTGATGTGTTtaggtcaccaagttctgtgggcctaccatgatgtatgtgttatattcacactggACATCCATCTTGCTAAATCATTTAGGCCAGTTTGGAATACTGTGTTAGAGTGAAACGGAAGGGATGTAATTAGATTTAAGGTAACGGGAGGACTTCCAGTGGTTGTCCAGGAATTCCGGTGGATTGGAAGAGCCTGGAATGATCTGGGTTTTCTGTCTGGATGGGTGATAGGATTCGCCCACCTCATCTGTAAACTAGTGAGAGTGTTAGGAAATGCAAgtatttttcaacggtgggcgtcttttgcaccactgcttcctacggtgtggtccactgcagACTTGAATCTACGTTTGTTTTGGTCCAATTCTCCGTAGcaaatggaccttatgtacagaCAGGGTATATCAAAgttatacatcatggcgggctgcCTGTGAGGCCGGTGGAGTTCACGAGGTGTTATGTGATGAAGTAGCATCCGGCCATCCAAACATACTATTGGATAGAAATTGAGATTAAATCTCATTTAATACATCTAGTTCTGTCCAATGCGTCGGGTCAAACATGCCCTTGGGGCttaagtccaaaaatgaagaagatttaaaGCTAAGTAGACCGCAACACAGAAAGCAATatagacaatgatttccaccgttgaaaccttagccTGTTTAGATGCTCACGTAGACTTGGAAAAggaggaaaaaccaaatatcagattgatccggAACTTCTCTTaaccccgagaagttttcaatggcaaacgttcaatccccgctgctttctattgtgtggttcatttgagctttaaatctgccTCACTTGTAGGCTTATGccgatggatggcgtagatataacatataaatcatggtgggggccatagaacttgctgacatcaaccaCCACCTaagttggtggtgtgtggcacatgcACGTGTGCTAATGATGACGATGCATCACATGTGCCATTGATACGGACGCGGTTTCAGCAGTGTCACGCACCTTGAACGAAAGAGCTCTGAAAATTAAGCCCGTTGAATGCAAGATATGTCACGACTATATATTATACAAATATGAGTTTAAATGATTTTTTATTCTCACAGTCCTTAGTTTTTTTATATTAATTGGCTGAAATTGTTCTAATGAAAATCCTCTCAATCTTTTACTACATGGGTTCCCTAGATATCCTGCCAAACGACAACGACTACAACCGAGATTATCTCCATGCCgccattaatgatgcagtcggaAAGAAAACGGCATTGAAATGCGTGGAGACGACGTCGTGGTGGATTATTAAAAAATCTCAGCTATCTGAGGTCTGGTTCTGTGTGGATAAGAGTGGTACCACAATCATCGATTGCCCAACCTATCCAAAGTCCACATGTGGGGACAAGGTCACATTCAGTAAATTCAGCTACGATATGTTGAAGGACGCTTCTTTATT
This region of Magnolia sinica isolate HGM2019 chromosome 1, MsV1, whole genome shotgun sequence genomic DNA includes:
- the LOC131255078 gene encoding ribonuclease 3-like, which gives rise to MAPSIPSAAFIASILFFSAATVTADFDFFYYVLMWPGAYCKKEGCCLPTTGKPELDFLIKGMYQAKNSGALVPKCNIPTKFYINEVGNLISDMYAYWPNITCPSNNGMAGWKSLWEPYGNCSGLTERQYFNRTLQLRSTVNLLSKLRRADILPNDNDYNRDYLHAAINDAVGKKTALKCVETTSWWIIKKSQLSEVWFCVDKSGTTIIDCPTYPKSTCGDKVTFSKFSYDMLKDASLFFNPIQMPTSLSA